Proteins encoded together in one Lathyrus oleraceus cultivar Zhongwan6 chromosome 5, CAAS_Psat_ZW6_1.0, whole genome shotgun sequence window:
- the LOC127083727 gene encoding protein POLLEN DEFECTIVE IN GUIDANCE 1: protein MASRTGNTKLSFEVLRRNPIIEEDSFLHRSKSDPPTLPDRKKRKNRASKKKKKPLDPADSVADSGDPNRNIELPLENGRACNGFGIDAMRYCGNGGSVVYEEASETSISGVTAAPEVGSSFPTTVRGSVEGFNFGELRQRNVNSSSEDLVASVVDDSGEIRVGDDCVKESPVETPRKETERTVLTKSETVESVDWKRIMEEDPNYVFTVDRSPVAYFLEEMYNGNSLRSTTTLGNEIERERVYDTIFRLPWRCELLIDVGFFVCFDSFLSLLTIMPTRILMTIWRLLKTRQFKRLSTMELSDFGCFIIMSCGVILLQRTDISLIYHMIRGQGTIKLYVVYNVLEIFDKLCQSFNGDVLQTSFHSAEGLASCPPENMRFWLWRFVCDQALAVVASIVHSFILLAQAITLSTCIVAHNNALLALLVSNNFAEIKGNVFKRYSKDNVHSLVYFDSVERFHISAFILFVLAQNILEAEGPWFESFLYNIFLVYVCEMVIDIIKHSFIAKFNDIKPIAYSEFLEDLCKQTLNLQTEGVKKNLTFVPLAPACVVIRVLTPVYAANLPQNPLPWKIFWILLFLTMTYVMLTSLKVLMGMGLQKHATWYINRCRRRKHHLHAD, encoded by the exons ATGGCGTCGAGAACCGGCAACACAAAGCTTTCCTTCGAGGTTCTCCGCCGAAATCCAATCATTGAAGAGGATTCTTTCCTCCATCGTTCCAAATCGGATCCACCAACTCTACCCGATCGCAAGAAACGTAAGAACCGAGCAtccaagaagaagaagaaaccTCTCGATCCCGCTGATTCCGTCGCTGATTCCGGCGATCCGAACCGGAACATTGAATTGCCGCTCGAAAACGGACGAGCGTGTAACGGTTTCGGGATTGACGCAATGAGGTATTGCGGTAATGGAGGAAGCGTCGTGTATGAGGAAGCTAGTGAAACGAGCATCTCTGGTGTTACTGCGGCGCCTGAGGTTGGTTCTTCGTTTCCGACGACCGTGCGTGGGAGTGTAGAAGGGTTTAATTTCGGTGAATTGAGGCAAAGGAATGTGAATAGCAGTTCTGAGGATTTAGTTGCTTCTGTGGTGGACGATTCCGGTGAAATTCGGGTGGGCGATGATTGTGTGAAGGAGAGTCCGGTGGAGACACCGAGAAAAGAAACGGAAAGGACTGTCCTTACAAAATCGGAAACAGTAGAATCGGTTGACTGGAAGCGGATAATGGAAGAAGATCCGAATT ATGTGTTCACAGTAGATAGGTCTCCTGTAGCATACTTCTTGGAGGAAATGTACAATGGGAATTCGTTACGAAGCACAACTACTCTTGGCAATGAAATAGAAAGAGAGAGAGTTTATGACACTATCTTCCGCTTGCCATGGAGATGCGAATTG CTTATAGATGTTGGCTTCTTTGTCTGCTTCGATTCATTTCTTTCGTTATTAACCATTATGCCAACAAGGATCTTGATGACCATTTGGAGGCTTCTAAAGACAAG ACAGTTCAAGAGGCTCTCAACAATGGAATTGTCAGATTTCGGATGTTTTattattatgagctgtggagtTATTCTTTTGCAGAGAACAG ATATCAGCTTAATATATCATATGATCCGTGGTCAAGGAACAATAAAATTGTATGTGGTCTACAACGTTTTAGAG ATATTTGATAAACTGTGTCAAAGTTTTAATGGGGATGTGTTGcaaacatcatttcattctgCTGAAGGACTTGCAAGTTGCCCTCCAGAAAATATGAGATTCTGGCTTTGGAGATTTGTCTGTGACCAAGCTTTAGCTGTGGTAGCTTCAA TTGTTCATTCTTTTATCTTATTAGCTCAGGCAATCACTCTATCTACCTGTATAGTTGCTCACAACAATGCGTTGTTAGCTTTGCTGGTGTCAAATAATTTTGCTGAGATTAAAGGCAATGTTTTTAAGCGGTACAGCAAGGATAATGTTCACAGCTTGGTTTACTTTG ATTCTGTGGAGAGATTTCACATTTCAGCATTTATCTTATTCGTTTTGGCTCAGAATATTCTTGAGGCAGAGGGTCCCTGGTTTGAAAGCTTTCTTTAT AATATCTTCTTGGTGTACGTATGTGAAATGGTTATTGATATTATCAAGCATTCATTCATTgctaaattcaatgatattaagCCCATTGCCTACTCTGAGTTCCTTGAAGACCTATGTAAACAG ACTCTAAATTTGCAAACTGAGGGTGTAAAGAAAAACCTAACTTTTGTCCCGCTTGCTCCGGCGTGTGTG GTTATTCGAGTTCTAACCCCAGTATATGCTGCAAACCTTCCTCAAAATCCTCTTCCATGGAAAATTTTCTGGATTCTGCTTTTTTTAACAATGACCTATGTTATGCTCACAAGCCTCAAGGTTCTCATGGGTATGGGCCTACAGAAACATGCCACTTGGTATATTAATCGCTGCCGAAGGAGGAAGCATCACCTTCATGCAGATTAG